The Laribacter hongkongensis DSM 14985 sequence GCTGCCAACGAGCGCATCACGTTTGAGCAGGCCGCTATCCATACCCATGAAACGCTGTCGCCCGGCTGGTCGAACCGGCACGCCAGCGCAGACTGGATCAACTCGCTACGCCGTCACGTCTTCCCGAAGATCGGGGACAAACCCGTCGCTGATCTGGTTAGGCGCGACTTTGCTGCCGTGCTGCTGCCAATCTGGCTGGTGCTGCCTGAAACCGCTGCCCGTGTGCGCCAGCGCATGCAAACCGTAATGGAATGGTGTCTGGCCCGCGACCTGATCGCCGCCAATCAATGCGATAGCGCCCTGAGCCGGCTGCTGCCCAAGCAACCGAGCAAGGCCGAGCGGGAAGAGCATCACCCGGCAATGCCGTGGCGCTTGCTACCCGCCTTTGTGGCTGCGCACCTTGGCGAAGGCAGGCCAGTCAGCGTCGCACGGCCAATGCTGGAATTTCTGATCCTCACGGCTGCCCGGTCTGGTGAGGTGCGCGGTATGGGATGAGGTCGATCTTTCAGCCAAAGTCTGGACGATTCCGGGCGAACGGATGAAGGCAGGCGCGACCCATCAAGTGCCGTTGTCTGATCGTGCCATGGCTATCCTGCGCCAGCAGCGCGAACGGCACCCGTTTTCTGCGATGGTATTCCCCCCGAACCGGGGTCGCGTGGTCTCTGACATGACGCTGACCAGATACTTG is a genomic window containing:
- a CDS encoding tyrosine-type recombinase/integrase, whose translation is MWGGNVVRIWEGKQVAVLTDRQAANIRPTDKAKAHGGVVGLWLIPLKEKGTGRWIFRFTSPTSKKRRDLGLGKYPAITIKQAGELGEAARLLVLQGIDPIDHKREQEAAAEAANERITFEQAAIHTHETLSPGWSNRHASADWINSLRRHVFPKIGDKPVADLVRRDFAAVLLPIWLVLPETAARVRQRMQTVMEWCLARDLIAANQCDSALSRLLPKQPSKAEREEHHPAMPWRLLPAFVAAHLGEGRPVSVARPMLEFLILTAARSGEVRGMG